The following proteins come from a genomic window of Micromonospora zamorensis:
- a CDS encoding ArsA family ATPase has translation MVPSEDAAPQLDVDQILADPGVRIVVCCGAGGVGKTTTAAALALRAAEHHGRRTVVLTIDPARRLAQSLGLTELDNTPRQVKGIDVESSGGELHAMMLDMKRTFDDVVLQHTDPAKAAEIFANPFYQAMSSTFAGTQEYMAMEKLGQLHARGEWDLIVVDTPPSRSALDFLDAPARLSRFLDGRMLRLLLAPARSGGRSMFSLVTASFGMFSKVVQKVLGAQLLTDLSGFVAALDSMFGGFRQRAEQTYRILQAGETAFLLVAAPEPDAVREAAYFAGRLRDERMPLAGLVLNRVHRPAVPELDAEQSRLAAERLTELGGHEATADVLRAHAALARQAVREQQVAARFTEAFPAVPAVSVTAQPADVHDVDGLRTIGAAISRP, from the coding sequence TTGGTGCCTTCCGAAGACGCGGCGCCGCAGCTGGACGTCGACCAGATCCTCGCCGACCCGGGCGTGCGGATCGTCGTGTGTTGCGGTGCCGGCGGAGTGGGAAAGACGACCACCGCTGCGGCGCTGGCCCTGCGGGCCGCCGAGCACCACGGCCGACGCACTGTGGTGCTCACCATCGACCCGGCCCGCCGGCTGGCCCAGTCGCTGGGTCTGACCGAGCTGGACAACACCCCGCGCCAGGTCAAGGGCATCGACGTCGAGAGCAGCGGCGGCGAGTTGCACGCCATGATGCTGGACATGAAGCGCACCTTCGACGACGTGGTGCTGCAGCACACCGATCCGGCGAAGGCCGCGGAGATCTTCGCGAACCCGTTCTACCAGGCGATGAGCTCGACCTTCGCCGGCACGCAGGAATACATGGCGATGGAGAAGCTGGGCCAGCTGCACGCCCGAGGCGAATGGGACCTCATCGTGGTGGACACGCCGCCGTCCCGCTCGGCACTGGATTTCCTGGACGCGCCGGCCCGACTTTCCCGCTTCCTCGACGGCCGGATGCTGCGACTGCTGCTGGCTCCGGCCCGCAGCGGCGGACGGAGCATGTTCAGCCTGGTCACGGCCTCGTTCGGGATGTTCTCGAAGGTGGTGCAGAAGGTGCTTGGCGCACAGCTGCTCACCGACCTGTCCGGCTTCGTGGCCGCACTGGACTCGATGTTCGGTGGTTTCCGGCAGCGCGCCGAGCAGACGTACCGCATCCTCCAGGCCGGGGAGACGGCCTTCCTGCTGGTCGCGGCGCCCGAGCCGGACGCGGTCCGGGAGGCCGCCTACTTCGCGGGCCGTCTGCGGGACGAGCGGATGCCGCTCGCCGGCCTGGTGCTCAACCGCGTGCACCGACCGGCGGTGCCGGAGCTGGATGCCGAGCAGAGCCGGCTCGCCGCCGAGCGGCTGACCGAGCTGGGTGGGCACGAGGCCACCGCCGACGTGCTGCGGGCGCACGCGGCGCTGGCTCGTCAGGCGGTACGCGAGCAGCAGGTCGCCGCGCGGTTCACCGAGGCGTTCCCGGCGGTGCCAGCGGTGTCGGTGACGGCACAGCCCGCCGACGTGCACGACGTCGACGGGCTGCGAACGATCGGCGCGGCGATCAGCCGGCCGTGA
- a CDS encoding WhiB family transcriptional regulator: protein MGMITDWPSLAACQNGDPDALFVQGAEQNVAKRICRSCPVRYECLADALDNRIEFGVWGGMTERERRALLRRHPQVTSWRKMFEAAMKKNSKDKAGKDKILVSAAT from the coding sequence ATGGGCATGATCACTGACTGGCCGTCGCTGGCGGCATGTCAGAACGGGGACCCGGACGCGTTGTTCGTACAAGGCGCCGAACAGAACGTGGCGAAGCGGATCTGCCGGAGCTGCCCAGTTCGGTACGAGTGCCTGGCCGACGCGCTGGACAACCGGATCGAGTTCGGTGTGTGGGGTGGCATGACCGAACGCGAACGGCGGGCGCTGTTGCGTCGTCACCCGCAGGTGACGAGCTGGCGCAAGATGTTCGAGGCAGCGATGAAGAAGAACAGCAAGGACAAGGCAGGCAAGGACAAGATCCTCGTCAGCGCGGCCACCTGA
- a CDS encoding penicillin-binding protein: MRKRDHNVLTNAASLLVCGLLAGVVVAAAAFPAVAMSGLAAKAGAETFGNLPTELTVARAPQISYLLASDGKTPLATMYDENRRDVKLADISPYMQKAIIAAEDHDFYKHNGVDINGVARAFVNNQAEGSGRQGASTLTMQYVRLAIAYSATHPADVVAATEDTSARKLREMRLALQVDKEFSKDEILTRYLNLASFGNGAYGIFAASQVYFGKPPSKLKIEEAALLAGMVKAPTTNDPTTKAGYPLALDRRDYVIQNMVEIKAITQQEADAAKAVELKVKEKRTPNGCVAANVNEWGFFCDYFYRWWMQQETFGSTSYDRERRLKSGGYTVVTSIDVQAQRGADKAVRKAKSVNSKEAAMVAVVEPGTGRVRALAVNRQFKLDDPKNPKNKISSDPAKSKKKIRGNYPATVNPLLTGGDGITGYQAGSTFKMFTIVAALEKGIPLSYPINAQKQFKSEYIIQPGPAACPGTNFYCPTNSTESMAGPHNMWTAFGRSVNTYFVPLQQQVGAENVVKAAKRLGINFRAQEDLDLEKGAHQWGAFTLGVSQTTPLDLANAYATLAADGTFCEPIPVQEIRDPEGNKLDIANPRCEKRFSTDVARAAVDAARCPVGDKSSSSRCAGATAGNVRNDVGYPVAGKSGTTDSEKTAALVAMTKQYAVAGIMADPDWPQTNVKMKHGEKDGINPPVWETLRDAMKGKKAIQFEPPGQKISEGDQRSIPSVSCIPLDQAKSRIKGAGFEPVVSDTKVKSSCPPGTAHGTSPDGRTIKGGIVTIQVSNGGGGTTPGNTGGPGGPGQPGNPPGRPGGGGRPGG, encoded by the coding sequence ATGCGGAAACGTGACCACAATGTGCTGACCAACGCCGCATCGCTACTCGTGTGTGGCCTGTTGGCCGGCGTAGTGGTCGCTGCGGCGGCCTTCCCCGCGGTGGCGATGTCCGGCTTGGCCGCGAAGGCGGGCGCCGAGACATTCGGCAACCTGCCCACGGAGCTGACGGTGGCCCGAGCGCCGCAGATCAGCTACCTGCTGGCCTCGGACGGCAAGACACCGCTCGCAACGATGTACGACGAGAACCGGCGCGACGTGAAGCTCGCCGACATCTCTCCCTACATGCAGAAGGCCATCATCGCGGCCGAGGACCACGACTTCTACAAGCACAACGGCGTCGACATCAACGGTGTCGCACGCGCGTTCGTCAACAACCAGGCCGAGGGCTCCGGCCGGCAGGGCGCCTCGACGCTGACCATGCAGTACGTCCGGCTGGCCATCGCCTACTCGGCCACCCACCCGGCCGACGTGGTCGCGGCGACCGAGGACACCAGTGCCCGCAAGCTCCGCGAGATGCGACTGGCCCTCCAGGTCGACAAGGAATTCTCCAAGGACGAGATCCTCACCCGCTACCTCAACCTCGCCTCGTTCGGCAACGGCGCGTACGGCATCTTCGCCGCCAGCCAGGTCTACTTCGGTAAGCCGCCGAGCAAGCTCAAGATCGAGGAAGCGGCACTGCTGGCCGGCATGGTCAAGGCCCCGACGACGAACGACCCGACCACCAAGGCCGGCTACCCGCTCGCTCTGGACCGCCGTGACTACGTCATCCAGAACATGGTCGAGATCAAGGCCATCACCCAGCAAGAGGCCGACGCGGCCAAGGCCGTCGAGCTGAAGGTGAAGGAAAAGCGCACCCCGAACGGCTGCGTCGCCGCCAACGTCAATGAGTGGGGCTTCTTCTGCGACTACTTCTACCGCTGGTGGATGCAGCAGGAAACGTTCGGTTCGACCTCGTACGACCGGGAGCGGCGGCTGAAGAGCGGCGGCTACACCGTCGTGACGTCGATCGACGTCCAGGCGCAGCGCGGCGCGGACAAGGCGGTCCGTAAGGCCAAGAGCGTGAACAGCAAGGAAGCGGCGATGGTCGCGGTGGTCGAGCCCGGCACCGGCCGGGTCCGGGCGCTCGCGGTGAACCGGCAGTTCAAGCTGGACGACCCGAAGAACCCGAAGAACAAGATCTCCAGCGATCCCGCGAAGAGCAAGAAGAAGATCCGGGGCAACTACCCGGCGACGGTCAACCCCCTGCTCACCGGTGGCGACGGCATCACCGGTTATCAGGCAGGCTCGACCTTCAAGATGTTCACGATCGTGGCGGCGTTGGAAAAGGGCATCCCGCTCAGCTACCCGATCAACGCGCAGAAGCAGTTCAAATCGGAATACATCATCCAGCCGGGCCCCGCAGCCTGCCCAGGCACCAACTTCTACTGCCCCACCAACTCGACCGAGAGCATGGCCGGCCCACACAACATGTGGACCGCGTTCGGCCGCTCGGTGAACACCTACTTCGTGCCACTGCAACAGCAGGTCGGCGCGGAGAACGTGGTCAAGGCCGCCAAGCGGCTGGGCATCAACTTCCGGGCCCAGGAGGATCTGGACCTGGAGAAGGGCGCGCACCAGTGGGGCGCGTTCACCCTGGGCGTCTCGCAGACCACCCCGCTGGATCTGGCCAACGCCTACGCCACCCTGGCCGCGGACGGCACGTTCTGCGAACCGATCCCGGTGCAGGAGATCCGCGACCCGGAGGGCAACAAGCTCGACATCGCCAACCCGCGCTGCGAGAAGCGGTTCAGCACCGACGTGGCCCGCGCCGCGGTGGACGCGGCCCGATGCCCGGTCGGTGACAAGTCGTCGTCCTCCCGGTGCGCGGGAGCCACTGCCGGCAACGTCCGCAACGACGTCGGTTACCCGGTGGCCGGCAAGTCCGGCACCACCGACTCGGAGAAGACCGCCGCACTGGTCGCGATGACCAAGCAGTACGCGGTGGCGGGCATCATGGCCGACCCGGACTGGCCGCAGACCAACGTGAAGATGAAGCACGGGGAGAAGGACGGCATCAACCCGCCGGTGTGGGAGACGCTGCGGGACGCCATGAAGGGCAAGAAGGCGATCCAGTTCGAGCCGCCGGGCCAGAAGATCTCCGAGGGTGACCAGCGCAGCATCCCGAGCGTGAGCTGCATCCCGCTGGATCAGGCGAAGTCCCGGATCAAGGGTGCCGGCTTCGAGCCGGTGGTCTCCGACACCAAGGTCAAGTCTTCCTGTCCTCCGGGCACCGCCCACGGCACCAGCCCGGACGGGCGCACCATCAAGGGTGGCATCGTCACCATCCAGGTCAGCAACGGTGGTGGCGGCACCACGCCGGGCAACACCGGTGGCCCCGGTGGCCCCGGGCAGCCCGGCAACCCGCCCGGTCGACCCGGTGGCGGTGGTCGTCCCGGCGGCTGA
- a CDS encoding GatB/YqeY domain-containing protein encodes MSTLKDRLTADMRSALKARDELTTSTLRMALAAVGTAEVAGKAKRELTDDEVLAVLTKEAKKRREAATAFADAGRAEQAAKESAEGEVLDRYLPKQLSDAELAELVSGALAAGGFTGKAQMGPAMKAAQAAVAGQAEGGRVASEVRRQLGL; translated from the coding sequence ATGAGCACGCTGAAGGACCGCCTCACTGCCGACATGCGTTCCGCGCTCAAGGCGCGCGACGAGCTGACCACCTCCACGCTGCGGATGGCCCTGGCCGCCGTTGGCACCGCGGAGGTCGCCGGCAAGGCCAAGCGCGAGCTCACCGATGACGAGGTGCTCGCCGTGTTGACCAAGGAAGCCAAGAAGCGCCGGGAGGCAGCCACCGCGTTCGCCGACGCCGGCCGCGCCGAGCAGGCCGCGAAGGAGTCGGCCGAGGGTGAGGTGCTGGACCGCTACCTGCCCAAGCAGCTCTCGGACGCCGAGCTGGCCGAGCTGGTGTCGGGGGCGCTCGCCGCGGGCGGCTTTACCGGCAAGGCCCAGATGGGCCCGGCCATGAAGGCGGCCCAGGCCGCGGTGGCGGGCCAGGCCGAGGGTGGCCGGGTGGCTTCCGAGGTACGCCGACAGCTGGGCCTCTGA
- a CDS encoding metallophosphoesterase: MRKRTLFRLAAGTATVGAATLAYASLIERNMFTLRRYDVPVLPADAEPLRVLHLSDLHMMPDQARKQRWVASLAALDPDLVVVTGDNMAHPDAVPGVLRALQPLLDYPGAFVFGSNDYTGPVLKNPFTYFLPDREYTEGVELPYEELRQVFTGAGWADLNNVRTTLKAGGRQLDLVGVDDPHIDRDDYPSVAGAVSSSADLSIALTHSPEPRVLDQMGADGFGLMLAGHTHGGQVCVPGFGALVTNCGLPRSMARGLHRWPGSDSWLHVSAGLGTHPTAPIRFACPPEASILTLIPR; encoded by the coding sequence ATGCGAAAGCGCACACTATTCCGGCTTGCCGCCGGAACCGCCACGGTCGGCGCGGCCACCCTCGCGTACGCGTCGCTCATCGAGCGCAACATGTTCACCCTGCGGCGGTACGACGTGCCGGTGCTGCCGGCCGACGCGGAGCCGCTGCGTGTGCTGCACCTGTCGGACCTGCACATGATGCCCGACCAGGCGCGCAAGCAGCGCTGGGTGGCGTCGCTGGCCGCCCTGGACCCCGACCTGGTGGTGGTGACCGGCGACAACATGGCCCACCCGGACGCGGTGCCCGGGGTGCTGCGCGCCCTACAGCCGCTGCTGGACTATCCGGGGGCGTTCGTGTTCGGCTCCAACGACTACACCGGGCCGGTCCTGAAGAACCCGTTCACCTACTTCCTGCCCGACCGTGAATACACCGAGGGCGTCGAGCTGCCCTACGAGGAGCTGCGTCAGGTGTTCACCGGCGCCGGCTGGGCGGACCTCAACAACGTCCGGACCACGTTGAAGGCCGGCGGTCGGCAGCTCGACCTGGTCGGCGTTGACGACCCCCACATCGACCGGGACGACTACCCCTCCGTGGCTGGCGCGGTCTCGTCGTCGGCCGATCTGTCCATCGCGCTGACGCACTCCCCGGAGCCACGGGTGCTCGACCAGATGGGGGCGGACGGCTTCGGGCTGATGCTGGCCGGGCACACCCACGGCGGTCAGGTCTGCGTACCGGGCTTCGGCGCGCTTGTCACCAACTGCGGCCTGCCCCGCTCGATGGCGCGAGGGCTGCACCGCTGGCCGGGCTCGGACTCCTGGCTGCACGTCTCCGCCGGCCTCGGCACCCACCCCACCGCCCCGATCCGCTTCGCCTGCCCCCCGGAGGCCAGCATCCTCACCCTCATCCCCCGCTGA
- a CDS encoding HAD family hydrolase has protein sequence MPRPVIFDLFHTLVHGADDERDRVVGEMALVVGVAPSALIAAYHATWRDRLVRWDVEETVRILAGRLGGTPTDAQVTRAGGHRRALARRVLGTVSTATLDVLDALRDDGRPLALISNATSETAEAWPQSPLARCFDVAVFSCEVGLAKPDPAIYRIAAERLGVAPAECVFVGDGADGELAGAAAVGMTVLRTTEHNDTDPSWGGRAFATLGDLPALLCESAGLSSASTSDGRVG, from the coding sequence ATGCCTCGGCCAGTGATCTTCGATCTCTTTCATACCCTGGTTCATGGTGCCGATGACGAGCGTGACCGGGTAGTTGGCGAGATGGCGCTCGTGGTCGGGGTGGCTCCGTCCGCGCTGATCGCTGCGTACCACGCCACCTGGCGTGACCGGCTGGTCCGGTGGGACGTGGAGGAGACCGTCCGCATTCTCGCCGGACGCCTTGGTGGCACGCCAACCGACGCACAGGTGACACGGGCCGGTGGACATCGGCGAGCCCTCGCGCGCCGGGTGCTGGGCACTGTCTCGACCGCCACCCTGGACGTGCTTGACGCGCTGCGCGACGACGGGCGTCCGCTGGCCCTTATCAGCAACGCCACCTCGGAGACCGCCGAGGCGTGGCCGCAGAGCCCGCTTGCCCGCTGCTTCGACGTCGCGGTCTTCTCCTGCGAAGTCGGGCTGGCCAAGCCCGACCCGGCGATCTACCGCATCGCCGCTGAGCGGTTGGGCGTCGCGCCAGCAGAGTGCGTCTTCGTCGGTGACGGCGCAGACGGCGAACTGGCCGGCGCGGCAGCGGTCGGTATGACCGTGCTTCGTACCACTGAGCACAACGACACCGACCCGAGCTGGGGCGGACGTGCGTTCGCCACCCTTGGCGACCTGCCCGCCCTGCTGTGTGAGTCGGCCGGTCTAAGTTCCGCTTCAACGTCTGACGGTCGGGTTGGGTGA
- a CDS encoding ATP-binding protein, giving the protein MELLERTDALATLDRLLASPGGAIALVAGEAGAGKSTVVGAFAATAGARVLWGSCDPLLTPRALGPVHDIARQVGGVLAERLSALHTATEAEGRGAVFDALLGELTNPRPGHRTVMVVEDAHWADGATLDLIAYLGRRLTRHPALLVLTLRDDEVGADHPLHAVLAGLPRPLVRRLPLPALSTDAVARLARRAGRDPDGLYQATGGNPLLVTEVLAATGAGVPPTVRDLVLARLAALSPPAREVAALVSVVPSRAEPYLLDGHPPAAVQECLDRGVLVPAGNAVAFRHELLGRGVRESLSPVHRVALHAAVLARLTPRPDVDAARLVHHAHHADDPAAVLHWAPVAAQRASRAGAHRQAADHYTVALPHAAGLPAPRRAELLEAYATAAYLAGLAAQALDARQAALALREAEGDPLRIGENLRWVSRLCWWTGDSTAARTTGTRAVQVLESAPPGRQLAMAYSNMSQLLMLADDNGRAIDWGDRARELARRLGDVETEAHALVNVGSARLQSGDVAGIIELERGHTLAVAHHLDDHAARALVNLATMSVEWHRIGRAAEALDRALRFTETRDLDGYARHLLGHRSRLRLTTGDWAGARADAERALTGTVQPGGSLVPALVALGRLHARRGEPSTEDHLDRAARWATQSRELQFVVPVAAALAERHWLAGEPERAVPELRRAHRLALDAGQPWYAGELAYWLWRVGEPLGDTDALASPYRRLIEGDWAGAAEEWHQLGCPFPRAETLACGDDPAAAEALRILDGLGAVAVARRIRAELRGRGMARVPRGPRPRTAGDPAGLTARQREVLALLAEGLSNAEIAARLSLSVRTVGHHVSAVLDKLAVPSRGQAAATARRQGLAPPT; this is encoded by the coding sequence ATGGAGCTGCTGGAGCGCACGGACGCGCTCGCCACCCTGGACCGGCTGCTGGCCTCCCCCGGTGGCGCGATCGCGCTCGTCGCGGGCGAGGCAGGAGCCGGGAAGTCCACAGTGGTTGGTGCGTTCGCGGCGACGGCAGGGGCCAGGGTGCTCTGGGGCAGCTGCGACCCCCTGCTGACCCCACGGGCGCTCGGCCCGGTGCACGACATCGCCCGGCAGGTCGGCGGCGTACTCGCGGAACGACTGAGCGCACTGCACACGGCGACGGAGGCCGAAGGGCGCGGCGCCGTGTTCGACGCGCTTCTCGGCGAGCTGACCAACCCCCGGCCCGGACACCGGACGGTGATGGTGGTGGAGGACGCGCACTGGGCGGACGGTGCCACCCTGGACCTCATCGCGTACCTGGGGCGGCGGCTGACCCGCCACCCGGCGCTGCTCGTGCTCACCCTGCGCGATGACGAGGTGGGGGCTGACCATCCCCTGCACGCCGTGCTCGCAGGGCTGCCCCGGCCACTGGTCCGCCGGTTGCCGCTGCCGGCCCTGTCCACCGATGCCGTCGCGCGGCTGGCCCGCCGCGCTGGCCGCGACCCTGACGGGTTGTACCAGGCCACCGGCGGCAACCCGCTGCTGGTCACCGAGGTGCTGGCCGCCACCGGCGCCGGTGTGCCGCCGACCGTACGCGATCTGGTGTTGGCCCGGCTGGCCGCGTTGTCGCCGCCGGCCCGGGAGGTCGCCGCCCTGGTCTCGGTGGTCCCGTCCCGGGCCGAGCCGTACCTGCTCGACGGTCATCCACCGGCTGCCGTGCAGGAGTGCCTGGATCGGGGGGTGCTGGTGCCGGCGGGCAATGCGGTGGCGTTCCGGCACGAGTTGCTGGGTCGGGGGGTACGCGAGTCACTGTCCCCGGTGCACCGGGTCGCGCTGCACGCGGCCGTACTGGCCCGGCTCACGCCCCGGCCGGACGTGGACGCCGCCCGGTTGGTGCACCACGCCCACCACGCCGACGATCCGGCGGCCGTGCTGCACTGGGCACCCGTAGCGGCCCAACGGGCCAGCCGGGCGGGCGCGCACCGGCAGGCAGCGGACCACTACACCGTCGCACTCCCACACGCCGCAGGCCTGCCGGCACCGCGCCGGGCCGAGTTGCTCGAGGCGTACGCGACTGCCGCGTACCTTGCCGGGCTGGCCGCGCAGGCGCTGGACGCCCGGCAGGCCGCGCTCGCCCTGCGGGAGGCCGAGGGCGATCCGCTGCGGATCGGCGAGAACCTGCGCTGGGTGTCCCGGCTGTGCTGGTGGACCGGGGACAGCACTGCGGCCCGGACGACGGGTACCCGGGCGGTTCAGGTGCTGGAGTCCGCGCCGCCCGGCAGGCAGTTGGCGATGGCCTACAGCAACATGTCGCAGCTGCTCATGCTCGCCGACGACAACGGCCGAGCCATCGACTGGGGTGACCGGGCCCGGGAGCTGGCCCGGCGGCTCGGCGACGTGGAGACCGAGGCGCACGCCCTGGTCAACGTCGGTTCGGCCCGCCTCCAGAGCGGTGATGTCGCCGGCATCATCGAGCTGGAACGTGGGCACACCCTGGCCGTCGCCCACCATCTCGACGACCACGCGGCCCGGGCACTGGTCAACCTGGCCACCATGTCGGTGGAGTGGCACCGGATCGGGCGGGCCGCCGAGGCCCTGGACCGGGCGTTGCGCTTCACCGAGACCCGGGACCTCGACGGGTACGCCCGGCACCTGCTCGGACACCGGTCCCGACTGCGGCTGACGACCGGCGACTGGGCAGGTGCCCGCGCCGACGCCGAACGGGCGTTGACCGGCACCGTGCAGCCCGGCGGGAGCCTGGTTCCGGCCCTGGTCGCACTGGGCCGGCTCCATGCACGCAGGGGCGAGCCGAGCACCGAGGACCATCTGGACAGGGCGGCGCGCTGGGCGACGCAGAGCCGGGAACTCCAGTTCGTCGTGCCGGTCGCCGCGGCCCTGGCCGAACGACACTGGCTGGCCGGCGAGCCGGAACGGGCGGTCCCCGAGCTGCGCCGTGCCCACCGGCTGGCTCTCGACGCGGGCCAACCCTGGTACGCCGGCGAGCTGGCGTACTGGCTGTGGCGGGTCGGCGAGCCGCTCGGGGACACCGACGCGCTGGCGTCGCCGTACCGGCGGCTCATCGAGGGTGACTGGGCTGGCGCGGCCGAGGAGTGGCACCAGCTCGGCTGCCCGTTCCCCCGGGCCGAGACGCTGGCCTGCGGCGACGACCCGGCGGCCGCTGAGGCGCTGCGGATCCTGGACGGGCTGGGCGCGGTCGCCGTGGCCCGCCGGATCCGGGCTGAGCTGCGCGGCCGCGGGATGGCCCGGGTGCCGAGAGGGCCGCGCCCGAGGACGGCCGGGGACCCGGCGGGCCTGACCGCCCGGCAGCGGGAGGTGCTGGCGCTGCTCGCCGAGGGGCTCAGCAACGCCGAGATCGCGGCCCGGCTGTCGCTCTCCGTTCGGACCGTCGGCCACCACGTGTCGGCGGTGCTGGACAAGCTCGCGGTGCCCAGCCGGGGCCAGGCTGCCGCGACGGCCCGCCGGCAGGGCCTGGCGCCCCCAACATAG
- a CDS encoding class I SAM-dependent methyltransferase has translation MTTAIDLNAVKARQQVTWASGDYCAVAALIHPISELLVTEADLSAGARVLDVATGTGNAAIAAARCGCVVTGVDYVPELLERGHARAAAERLPVTFVTGDAERLAYADGSFDAVLSVVGVMFAPNQEQAAAELVRVCRPGGTVALASWTPQGFIGDLFRTVGRHVPPPAGLRPPVQWGDEGRVRELLGGAVGELRAVRREYVFRFGTPEEFADFFRANYGPTLKAFEALPEEQRSNLHADLVELARTHNRATDATLRIPAEYLEVVARRTADPL, from the coding sequence ATGACCACCGCAATCGATCTCAACGCCGTCAAGGCACGCCAGCAGGTGACCTGGGCCAGCGGCGACTACTGCGCTGTCGCCGCCCTCATCCACCCGATCTCCGAGTTGCTGGTGACGGAGGCCGACCTGTCGGCCGGTGCCCGGGTGCTGGACGTGGCGACCGGCACCGGCAACGCCGCCATCGCCGCCGCGCGCTGCGGCTGCGTCGTGACCGGCGTCGACTACGTACCCGAACTGCTGGAACGGGGCCACGCCCGCGCCGCTGCGGAACGACTCCCGGTCACGTTCGTGACCGGGGACGCGGAGCGCTTGGCGTACGCCGATGGGTCCTTCGACGCGGTGCTCTCCGTCGTCGGCGTGATGTTCGCGCCCAACCAGGAACAGGCGGCAGCCGAGCTGGTCCGGGTCTGCCGGCCCGGCGGCACGGTGGCGCTGGCGTCGTGGACGCCGCAGGGATTCATCGGCGACCTGTTCCGCACGGTGGGGCGGCATGTGCCGCCGCCGGCAGGGCTGCGCCCACCGGTGCAGTGGGGCGACGAGGGCCGGGTCCGCGAGCTGCTCGGCGGGGCCGTGGGTGAACTGCGGGCGGTACGCCGGGAGTACGTCTTCCGCTTCGGCACCCCGGAGGAGTTCGCCGACTTCTTCCGGGCCAACTACGGGCCGACGCTGAAGGCGTTCGAGGCGCTGCCCGAGGAGCAACGATCGAATCTGCACGCCGATCTGGTGGAACTGGCCCGTACCCACAACCGCGCCACCGACGCCACGCTACGGATCCCGGCCGAGTACCTGGAGGTCGTGGCACGGCGGACCGCCGACCCGCTCTGA
- a CDS encoding MFS transporter: MLRRALPRRSEARRILLGTLLSAIGRGLTLPFLFIYLTDVRGLTDTRAGLVIGWYGAVTLALSPLGGTLIDRFGARRVVVPCLLIEAVGTGSLALVNSTGSALLVMTVIAVGSSAIWSGQNTILASLTDDDERQRVFGLNFALLNLGIGIGGMTSGAIVDTGRLATFQVIYLLDAVTYLLPALILLTLPGVGHRLGNRRGVDEPSAGGYLTVLRDRPFRRLVIFGLILTTCGYAQVEVGFAAYAVRVVEVNPRVVAWALAANTVMIVLAQLLVIRRIEGRSRTRALAVVGAVFAAAWLVLGAGGLVSGESALFAALCVVACSAIFGFGETMLSPVMPALTNALATDELRGRYNAMSSMIFGVSGVIGPVTAGPLIGAANGMVWVATVVGGCLVASLVALSLRRLLSTEQDGLATTAPASPAPTPATA, translated from the coding sequence ATGCTGCGCCGCGCTCTGCCCCGCCGTTCGGAAGCTCGCCGGATCCTTCTCGGCACCCTGCTGTCGGCGATCGGGCGCGGCTTGACCCTGCCGTTCCTGTTCATCTACCTGACCGACGTACGCGGGCTCACCGACACCCGCGCCGGGCTCGTGATCGGCTGGTACGGCGCCGTCACCCTGGCCCTGTCACCGCTGGGCGGGACGCTGATCGACCGGTTCGGCGCACGCCGGGTGGTGGTGCCCTGTCTGCTGATCGAGGCGGTCGGCACCGGCTCGCTCGCGCTGGTCAACTCCACCGGGTCGGCGCTGCTGGTGATGACGGTGATCGCCGTCGGCAGCTCGGCGATCTGGTCCGGGCAGAACACGATCCTCGCGTCGCTGACCGACGACGATGAGCGGCAACGCGTCTTCGGGCTGAACTTCGCCCTGCTCAACCTGGGCATCGGCATCGGTGGCATGACCTCCGGCGCGATCGTCGACACCGGCCGGCTCGCCACCTTCCAGGTGATCTACCTGCTGGACGCGGTGACCTACCTGCTGCCGGCCCTGATCCTGCTCACCCTGCCCGGCGTGGGCCACCGACTCGGCAACCGTCGGGGCGTCGACGAGCCGTCGGCCGGCGGCTACCTGACCGTGCTCCGGGACCGCCCGTTCCGGCGGCTGGTGATCTTCGGGTTGATCCTCACCACCTGCGGCTACGCACAGGTCGAGGTGGGCTTCGCCGCGTACGCGGTGCGGGTCGTCGAGGTGAACCCCCGGGTGGTGGCGTGGGCGCTCGCGGCAAACACCGTGATGATCGTGCTCGCGCAACTGCTGGTGATCCGCCGGATCGAGGGGCGTAGTCGCACCCGGGCACTGGCGGTGGTGGGTGCGGTGTTCGCCGCAGCCTGGTTGGTCCTCGGCGCGGGCGGCCTGGTCAGCGGTGAAAGCGCCCTGTTCGCCGCCCTGTGCGTGGTGGCCTGCTCGGCGATCTTCGGCTTCGGCGAGACGATGCTCTCGCCGGTGATGCCCGCGCTGACCAACGCACTGGCCACCGACGAGCTACGCGGCCGATACAACGCCATGAGTTCGATGATCTTCGGGGTCAGCGGTGTGATCGGTCCGGTGACCGCCGGCCCGCTCATTGGCGCTGCCAACGGCATGGTCTGGGTAGCGACTGTGGTCGGCGGCTGCCTGGTCGCCTCGCTGGTCGCGCTGTCCCTGCGCCGCCTGCTCAGCACCGAGCAGGACGGCCTCGCAACCACCGCCCCGGCATCGCCCGCCCCCACGCCCGCCACCGCCTGA